The following nucleotide sequence is from Roseivirga sp. BDSF3-8.
TTAGGTACTATTGTTCATAATATTGAAATCCAGCCTGGAAAAGGTGGTGCCTTAGTAAGAGGAGCCGGGTCTTATGCTCAGCTTCTTGCAAGAGAAGGTAAATATGCCACTATTAAACTTCCTTCCGGTGAAATGCGCCTCGTACTTGGCAAATGCTATGCTACCGTGGGTTCTGTTTCAAACCAGGAGCATATGAATGTTTCCTTGGGCAAGGCCGGTCGTAAACGTTGGTTGGGTCGCAGACCTCGAGTTCGTGGTGTGGCTATGAACCCTGTTGATCACCCTATGGGTGGTGGTGAAGGTCGTTCATCAGGTGGACACCCTCGCTCGAGAACTGGTCTTTATTCTAAAGGTAAAAAGACCCGTACTCCCAAAAAGTACTCTAATCGTTTGATCATCGGTAAACGGAAGAAGTAATGGCACGTTCGTTAAAAAAAGGACCTTATATAGATTTTAGGCTTGATAACAAAGTTCAGGCCATGAGTGAATCAGGGAAGAAGTCTGTAATTAAGACTTGGTCGAGAAGATCA
It contains:
- the rplB gene encoding 50S ribosomal protein L2, with amino-acid sequence MAVKKLRPVTPGQRFRNAPSFSEITSSTPEKSLTRSLSKSGGRNNSGKMTMRYMGGGHKRKLRLIDFRRDKHGVPGIVKTVEYDPNRSARIALIVYADGEKRYIIAPEGIQVGQTVLSGEDIAPEVGNSLPLNKIPLGTIVHNIEIQPGKGGALVRGAGSYAQLLAREGKYATIKLPSGEMRLVLGKCYATVGSVSNQEHMNVSLGKAGRKRWLGRRPRVRGVAMNPVDHPMGGGEGRSSGGHPRSRTGLYSKGKKTRTPKKYSNRLIIGKRKK